The Apis mellifera strain DH4 linkage group LG16, Amel_HAv3.1, whole genome shotgun sequence genome has a segment encoding these proteins:
- the LOC409953 gene encoding RNA-binding protein 33, with product MSEHDDTLLDEDLGDDEYDLGNDEEEALLADDYELERQNSYKGEEETDDVLDLGVTDALDDLDGEDENIEFSRSKTDRRNDNDYYDDGDQLEVQSKYYEQEKINEYKNEQTRQHDERNSAIDNINMSSNIEKGDLREKLQKNAKIYSGNGQGLEDDECEEAKERRNRFQNERTIVSSKMNNHIPDTLENVVTSEPSKLASRGRGRGRSTRGSRGGRFNIQNSGNFNPRFGNARNANFDNQPPPTCRPPLLETRPPFLLGVPNNMQNQQIIYQQQNSQVQHFQHYSPNGSLQGPSHFVDNRPQFNPNQFQSQVGPRLIGPRLDYGSRTGLPGSLQGPSYNHPSNQPPYVQIQPAPSAATTPFQSSASLMQDNQTRLIQNNQAPLLQGNTGSLLGNLNSVVSGTSAPLLQNNQPLPMQGFPRQASSQGPLINHPNVNQIPNQSLFENRPPFQEAAQFENRPVYDSRSGYSDQVPTSQFNTNTLPVPQQSTSNVPNVPLPPGHKILINPHFRGAVQSTNDARLAWDSTQQQTPNLSSQIPTGQFSQPVIPYQSQNSYNQTQQGPPHYQQNYQQNKSDDPYAYFSDVWQENKSQKNQTGTPNKQYPLENNYLRDGNYESSLKYKSDQWDQKNNYSQDHRGVHQNYRDRDLSSKTRNDHVSKSRTCSTTYRENYDQNHVQKSNNRPVNTSVRSRLPQKRVSDSIDRPLRDLSPKRIKLSNRNLQEVRTVDTLNNTNNDKKDEENDPEMQEYRKKMEEQKRLREKILREKENRRKMAAMEKQNDESKNESNTLNENAQDTKPVSALLGVVKDTSMIKGHTNIGRGRMTRPINTQSTEVPEKPSCVRIVRTIQTIQSNDSIDSTKDSNSGHIINQVNEHTKVLNSQSGTRRIVIQKPLSNTQKVATTIQKTISNLQKGQLLMQNKIVNTQCSTQRIGQTQTDVLRKMAIAGQKVVGSSQRIVRQKSPGNLQKTVINIQEVTNTNAQKVVVNTQSNQRVVLQKTPIQQKKLPEIKTNTVKVENLAASTSEAQIRRMCQGIGTIESIQMGERSATIVFKTQSAAMVFHKKYQRKMLDLSLITVRLVPQSNGTKTTTTQL from the exons ATGTCGGAACa tgaTGATACATTGTTGGATGAAGATCTCGGAGATGATGAATATGATCTAGGCAATGATGAAGAAGAGGCTCTTTTAGCAGATGACTATGAATTGGAGAGG CAGAATAGCTATAAGGGAGAAGAGGAAACAGATGATGTACTGGACTTAGGAGTAACCGACGCACTCGATGACTTAGATGGTGAAGATGAAAACATAGAATTTAGTAGAAGCAAAACTGATAGAAGGaatgataatgattattatgacGACGGAGATCAACTAGAGgttcaatcaaaatattatgaacaagaaaaaattaatgaatataaaaacgaACAAACGCGACAACACGATGAACGTAATTCTGcaatcgataatattaatatgtcgAGTAATATTGAAAAGGGAGATCTACGAGAGAAGTTACAAAAAAATGCAAAGATTTATTCTGGAAATGGACAAGGATTGGAAGACGATGAATGCGAAGAAGctaaagaaaggagaaacagGTTTCAAAATGAGAGAACTATTGTTTcttcaaaaatgaataatcataTACCAGATACGTTAGAAAATGTGGTAACATCTGAACCATCCAAGTTAGCGTCTAGAGGCCGTGGAAGAGGTCGAAGTACAAGAGGAAGTCGCGGAGGaagatttaatatacaaaattcgggaaattttaatccaaG GTTTGGTAATGCACGCAATGCAAATTTCGATAATCAACCCCCACCGACGTGCAGACCACCTTTACTTGAGACACGACCACCCTTTCTTCTCGGAGTACCaaataatatgcaaaatcaacaaattatttatcaacaaCAAAATTCTCAAGTACAACATTTTCAACATTATTCTCCGAATGGTTCGCTCCAAGGTCCATCACATTTTGTAGATAATAGACCGCAATTCAATCCTAACCAATTTCAAAGTCAAGTGGGTCCTAGATTAATTGGACCGAGATTAGATTATGGATCTCGAACAGGTTTGCCAGGATCATTACAAGGACCATCTTATAACCATCCATCGAATCAACCACCGTATGTTCAAATTCAACCAGCACCAAGTGCAGCTACAACACCTTTTCAAAGTTCAGCTTCTCTTATGCAAGATAATCAAACACGACTTATACAAAACAATCAAGCTCCATTGTTGCAAGGAAATACCGGATCACTTCTTGGAAATCTGAATTCAGTGGTATCTGGAACATCGGCACCATTGTTACAGAATAATCAACCATTACCTATGCAAGGATTTCCACGACAAGCTTCTTCTCAGGGGCCACTTATCAATCATCCTAATGTCAATCAAATACCAAATCAATCACTCTTCGAGAATAGACCACCTTTTCAAGAAGCAGCTCAATTTGAAAACCGACCTGTTTATGATTCGAGGTCCGGCTATTCCGATCAAGTACCTACCAGTCAATTTAATACTAATACGTTACCTGTACCACAACAATCCACTTCCAATGTACCCAATGTACCTTTACCTCCAGGGCACAAGATTTTAATCAATCCTCACTTTCGAGGAGCTGTTCAGTCAACGAATGATg CAAGACTTGCATGGGATTCCACTCAACAACAAACTCCCAATTTGTCATCCCAAATTCCTACTGGTCAGTTTTCACAACCTGTTATTCCTTATCAAAgtcaaaattcatataatcaaACTCAACAAGGACCTCCACATTATCaacaaaattatcaacaaAATAAGAGTgat GATCCTTATGCATACTTTTCCGATGTATGGcaagaaaataaatcacaaAAGAATCAAACTGGAACTCCAAATAAACAGTAtcctttagaaaataattatctacgaGATGGTAATTATGAGTccagtttaaaatataaatcagatCAATGGgatcagaaaaataattattcacag GATCACAGAGGAGTTCATCAAAATTATCGCGATAGAGATTTGTCATCAAAAACCAGAAATGATCACGTTTCAAAAAGTAGAACTTGCTCAACCACATATCGCGAAAATTATGATCAAAATCATGTACAAAAGTCTAATAACAGACCAGTGAATACTTCAGTAAGAAGTAGATTACCGCAAAAAAGAGTTTCTGATTCTATAGATAGACCTTTACGTGATTTGAGCCCAAAACGAATAAAACTTAGTAATAGAAATCTTCAAGAAGTGCGAACTGTAGATACTTTAAACAATacgaataatgataaaaag GATGAAGAAAATGATCCAGAAATGcaagaatatagaaaaaaaatggaggaacAAAAACGGCTCAGAGAAAAAATCCTGCGTGAAAAGGAAAATCGACGCAAAATGGCTGCGATGGAGAAGCAAAATGATGAATCTAAAAACGAAAGTAATACAT taaatgAAAATGCACAAGATACAAAACCTGTATCAGCACTTCTGGGAGTAGTAAAAGATACTTCTATGATCAAAGGACATACTAATATTGGAAGAGGACGAATGACTCGTCCTATCAATACACAATCTACAGAG gttcCCGAGAAGCCATCGTGTGTACGAATTGTTAGAACTATACAAACTATACAATCCAATGATTCAATAGATTCTACAAAAGACAGTAATTCTGgacatataattaatcaagtaAATGAACAtacaaaagtattaaattctcAATCTGGAACTCGAAGAATCGTAATTCAAAAACCGTTATCAAATACACAGAAGGTTGCCACAACTATACAAAAAACGATATCGAATTTGCAGAAAGGTCAACTACTGATGCAAAACAAAATAGTTAATACTCAATGTTCAACTCAAAGAATTGGCCAAACTCAAACTGATGTATTAAGAAAAATGGCTATTGCTGGACAAAAAGTTGTTGGTAGTTCACAGAGAATTGTTAGACAAAAATCACCAGGAAATCTCCAGAAAactgtaattaatatacaagaaGTAACAAATACTAATGCACAAAAGGTTGTTGTTAATACTCAAAGTAACCAAAGAGTTGTACTTCAAAAAACACCaatacaacaaaaaaaattaccagAAATAAAGACAAATACTGTGAAAGTAGAAAATTTAGCAGCGAGTACATCTGAAGCACAAATTAGACGTATGTGTCAAGGCATTGGAACAATTGAG AGCATACAAATGGGTGAGCGCAGCGCAACGATTGTGTTTAAGACGCAGTCTGCTGCTATGGTGTTTCACAAGAAATACCAGCGTAAAATGCTAGACCTTTCGCTGATAACTGTTCGCCTTGTACCGCAATCGAACGGAACTAAGACCACGACTACACAGTTGTGA
- the LOC413534 gene encoding probable tRNA N6-adenosine threonylcarbamoyltransferase, mitochondrial isoform X2, whose amino-acid sequence MIYNMSLFFHFINSDILSHIHKCNLKLIRKLHNKPIILGIESSCDDTAFGIVDSNGNILGESINSQYLTHLNFGGIIPTFARSLHVNNITKTCEDALRAANLRIRDIDAIATTVKPGLPMSLNIGTQFGKYLAKIGGKPFIPIHHMEAHALTARINKKIDFPYLALLISGGHCLLAIVENVNKFYLLGTSLSNTPGDVFNKVARRLKLRNIPEFSTLNGGQAIELAATFQLALTTHICQRTQRAMEFINKMSLFPENKQTLVISGGVACNNFLAKALNIVSTELGYTFVRTPSKLCTDNGIMIAWNGVEKWIQNIDVIRDINEIEKIEAEKVATLGENWIKKVEEANLKCKWVKIKKKLF is encoded by the exons atgatttataatatgagcttattctttcattttataaatagtgaTATATTATCACACAtacataaatgtaatttaaagttaataaGAAAACTGCACAATAAACCTATAATTTTAGGAATAGAATCTAGTTGTGATGACACAGCTTTTGGAATTGTTGATagtaatggaaatattttaggCGAATCAATTAATTCTCAATATTTAACTCATTTAAA ttttggAGGAATAATTCCTACATTTGCAAGATCATTGCATGTAAATAATATCACAAAAACTTGTGAAGATGCATTGAGAGCTGCAAATCTAAGAATAAGAGATATTGATGCAATAGCTACAACTGTAAAACCTGGTCTTCCTATGTCACTTAATATTGGAAcacaatttggaaaatatttagcaAAAATTGGAGGAAAACCATTTATACCAATACATCATATGGAAGCTCATGCTTTAACagcaagaataaataaaaag attgatTTTCCATATCttgctttattaatttctgGAGGTCATTGTTTATTAGCAAttgttgaaaatgtaaataaattttatttacttggtACTAGTTTAAGTAATACACCTGGTGATGTTTTTAATAag gttgcacgaagattaaaattaagaaatattccaGAATTTAGTACATTAAATGGAGGCCAAGCTATAGAACTTGCAGCAA CATTTCAATTAGCTTTAACAACACACATTTGTCAAAGAACTCAAAGAGCaatggaatttattaataaaatgtcttTATTTCCTGAAAATAAACAGACATTg gTTATTTCAGGAGGAGTTgcatgtaataattttctagcTAAAGCATTGAATATTGTAAGTACAGAATTAGGTTATACTTTTGTGAGAACTCCTTCTAAATTATGTACCGATAATGGAATAATGATAGCATGGAATGGAGTAGAGAAATGGATACAAAATATAGATGTTATTagagatataaatgaaattgaaaaaattgaagcaGAAAAAGTAGCTACACTTGGagaaaattggattaaaaaagtagaagaagcaaatttaaaatgtaaatgggtaaaaataaagaaaaaacttttttaa
- the LOC413534 gene encoding probable tRNA N6-adenosine threonylcarbamoyltransferase, mitochondrial isoform X1 — MIYNMSLFFHFINSDILSHIHKCNLKLIRKLHNKPIILGIESSCDDTAFGIVDSNGNILGESINSQYLTHLNFGGIIPTFARSLHVNNITKTCEDALRAANLRIRDIDAIATTVKPGLPMSLNIGTQFGKYLAKIGGKPFIPIHHMEAHALTARINKKIDFPYLALLISGGHCLLAIVENVNKFYLLGTSLSNTPGDVFNKVARRLKLRNIPEFSTLNGGQAIELAASKASNVNQFLFPLIMMQFRNCNFSFSGLLNFCNNYIKLEEEKYNIVGDMIIPDVYNFCAAFQLALTTHICQRTQRAMEFINKMSLFPENKQTLVISGGVACNNFLAKALNIVSTELGYTFVRTPSKLCTDNGIMIAWNGVEKWIQNIDVIRDINEIEKIEAEKVATLGENWIKKVEEANLKCKWVKIKKKLF; from the exons atgatttataatatgagcttattctttcattttataaatagtgaTATATTATCACACAtacataaatgtaatttaaagttaataaGAAAACTGCACAATAAACCTATAATTTTAGGAATAGAATCTAGTTGTGATGACACAGCTTTTGGAATTGTTGATagtaatggaaatattttaggCGAATCAATTAATTCTCAATATTTAACTCATTTAAA ttttggAGGAATAATTCCTACATTTGCAAGATCATTGCATGTAAATAATATCACAAAAACTTGTGAAGATGCATTGAGAGCTGCAAATCTAAGAATAAGAGATATTGATGCAATAGCTACAACTGTAAAACCTGGTCTTCCTATGTCACTTAATATTGGAAcacaatttggaaaatatttagcaAAAATTGGAGGAAAACCATTTATACCAATACATCATATGGAAGCTCATGCTTTAACagcaagaataaataaaaag attgatTTTCCATATCttgctttattaatttctgGAGGTCATTGTTTATTAGCAAttgttgaaaatgtaaataaattttatttacttggtACTAGTTTAAGTAATACACCTGGTGATGTTTTTAATAag gttgcacgaagattaaaattaagaaatattccaGAATTTAGTACATTAAATGGAGGCCAAGCTATAGAACTTGCAGCAAGTAAAGCTTCAAATGTTAATCAGTTTTTATTTCCACTTATAATGATGcaatttcgaaattgtaattttagtttttctggattattaaatttttgtaataattacattaaattagaagaagaaaaatataatatagttggAGATATGATAATTCctgatgtatataatttttgtgcaGCATTTCAATTAGCTTTAACAACACACATTTGTCAAAGAACTCAAAGAGCaatggaatttattaataaaatgtcttTATTTCCTGAAAATAAACAGACATTg gTTATTTCAGGAGGAGTTgcatgtaataattttctagcTAAAGCATTGAATATTGTAAGTACAGAATTAGGTTATACTTTTGTGAGAACTCCTTCTAAATTATGTACCGATAATGGAATAATGATAGCATGGAATGGAGTAGAGAAATGGATACAAAATATAGATGTTATTagagatataaatgaaattgaaaaaattgaagcaGAAAAAGTAGCTACACTTGGagaaaattggattaaaaaagtagaagaagcaaatttaaaatgtaaatgggtaaaaataaagaaaaaacttttttaa
- the LOC413533 gene encoding GTP-binding protein 10 homolog: protein MVILTRVLGYTTKLHNYTRKYNRERLIDSLRIHVTGGTGGSGLPSYGGLGGSGGNVYLIPEKKLTLKNVKYKLKNMKLKAGNGSESSKKGLIGISGKDLNISVPIGISVYDENRIKLGEINSQDTKLMIAKGGMGGCEQTGYCGLKGESRTIILDLQLLADVGLIGFPNAGKSTFLNAISKAKPKIANYPFTTIKPQLGIIKYKDYRQISIADLPGLIEGAHINKGMGHKFLKHVERTKLLLFIVDIQGCQISIKHKYRSCLETILLLNKEIELYKPDLLDKPAMIIINKMDTKRADEIYNEIKPKLSNLSKFLPEFDKSIQPTRTLQFDDILTTSLILKDENEIQKIKIKIRQIIDEYEEKTFCLRNFNSNADNLYTKLKQQIERYAPTFV from the exons atggtTATATTAACACGAGTTTTAGGTTATACgacaaaa ttacaCAATTACACAAGGAAATATAATCGAGAACGCTTAATTGACAGTTTGCGTATTCATGTAACTGGAGGTACAGGTGGTTCAGGATTACCTTCTTACGGTGGATTAGGTGGATCGGGAGGAAATGTTTATCTCAttccagaaaaaaaattaacattaaaaaatgttaaatataaattaaagaatatgaaattaaaagcaGGAAATGGAAGTGAAAGTTCCAAAAAAGGTCTTATTGGAATATCtggaaaagatttaaatataagtgtACCAATTGGTATCTCTGTTTATGATGAAAATCGCATTAAACTtg gaGAAATAAATTCGcaagatacaaaattaatgataGCTAAAGGTGGAATGGGAGGCTGTGAACAAACAGGATATTGTGGACTCAAAGGTGAAAGTCGCACTATAATTCTTGATCTTCAATTACTTGCTGATGTTGGTTTAATAGGTTTTCCAAATGCAGGAAAGAgtacatttttaaatgcaatttcaaAAGCAAAACCAAAGATTGCTAATTAtccat TCACAACGATAAAGCCACAATTAggcattataaaatataaagattatagaCAAATTTCCATTGCGGATTTACCAGGTTTAATAGAAGGTGCTCATATTAATAAAGGAATGggtcataaatttttaaaacatgtagaaagaacaaaattattattatttattgtagatATTCAAGGATGTCAAATTTCTATAAAGCATAAATATAGATCTTGCCTAGAAACCATTCTCttattgaataaagaaattgaactTTATAAACCTGATTTATTAGATAAACCtgcaatgattataataaataaaatggataCAAAGAGAGCAGATGAAatctataatgaaattaaaccaaaattaagtaatttatcaaaattccttccagaatttgataaatcaatACAGCCAACAAGAACATTGCaatttgatgatattttaacaacttctttgattttaaaagatgaaaatgaaatacaaaaaataaaaataaaaattagacaaATTATTGATGAATATGAAGAAAAGACTTTTTgtcttagaaattttaattcaaatgcagataatttatatacaaaactaAAACAACAAATAGAGAGATATGCACCAACATTTGTGTaa